A genomic window from Candidatus Tanganyikabacteria bacterium includes:
- a CDS encoding type II toxin-antitoxin system Phd/YefM family antitoxin has translation MINVNVHEAKTHLSRLLKQVEEGEEVVISNRGEPVARLVAFKRQEPRRRVGFGKGTVTFIADDFDAPLEDFADYM, from the coding sequence GTGATCAACGTGAACGTGCACGAGGCCAAGACGCACCTTTCGCGCCTGCTCAAGCAGGTCGAGGAGGGAGAGGAAGTGGTCATTTCGAACCGGGGGGAACCGGTGGCCAGGCTGGTGGCATTCAAGCGGCAAGAGCCTCGGCGTCGCGTCGGTTTCGGCAAAGGGACGGTCACTTTCATTGCGGACGACTTCGACGCGCCGCTGGAAGATTTCGCCGACTACATGTAG
- a CDS encoding type II toxin-antitoxin system VapC family toxin, which yields MRLLLDTHPYLWLLEGDRRLSRAVAEAYEDPANEFLLSVASLWEATIKISLGKLAISNNLAEFLERQPREQGIAVLQIEVSHLRRLGELAHHHRDPFDRLLAAQSLAEGIPIISMDGVFDAYGVSRYW from the coding sequence TTGCGGCTCCTTCTGGACACTCACCCCTATCTCTGGCTGCTGGAGGGGGACAGGCGGCTGTCCCGAGCCGTCGCGGAGGCCTACGAGGATCCTGCCAACGAGTTCTTGCTGAGCGTCGCGAGCCTCTGGGAGGCGACTATCAAGATCTCCCTGGGAAAGCTGGCGATCTCCAACAACCTGGCCGAATTCCTCGAGCGCCAGCCGCGGGAGCAGGGCATCGCGGTGCTGCAAATCGAAGTGTCGCACCTCAGGCGCCTTGGCGAACTGGCCCACCACCACCGTGATCCGTTCGATCGGCTCCTTGCGGCCCAGTCACTCGCTGAGGGCATCCCGATCATCAGCATGGACGGGGTCTTCGACGCGTATGGCGTCTCAAGGTACTGGTAG
- a CDS encoding tetratricopeptide repeat protein, which yields MAETAVTGVVGRDAELATLRACWARALGGYPQLAILTGDPGMGRSQVFAAFVPTTERDGVALQTRGLAISQRAANSALGAILLSLLDCPEGSGPREILSALDDLVEPFPAPDALKALLARLVGLEIDHPQVSGLGPGVLKQAQGAGLGDALLAMARARPVLLAIDDVHWLDTGSAEWLAGFCHRLFLASPGDRVMVLVTARGVDLPGPLADLAPAGPSPSGGLEGTIVSLGPLGVVAGLDVAAQVLGMKAAAWPAPVRKLAKAVLDRAGGNPSYIVETLHALIETGVLAPAGDSWTIAKEDAESDLPGSIDAAIGARLAALPGRLREQLQLAAVAGPRFDAQLLGKVFKEDLAGSVDELMRLELLARGTGGGVGIPQDQIREQAYAALGDDARRGLHLQVGEALESVLGFDAPKFAADLAHHFGSAGDAPRAFKYQVMLADKARESAMPREARAAYRKALEWAALMPSWDEGVASRRDVLLHLSQAEMQLGNLGEALALLDGITEADQPTPAVFRARGAIHEKKGDLVGAIELVTKARDRSRKDPPELARSIGALANLHRIQGKLDAALELGREAQRLYGGLGLPAEEALACGIVGVCLHRRGDLQGALAEYSRSLELRESCGDLEGAANTHNNLGALHDLLGDPAEAEKHFGWALGTYTKLGHRLGVVLVLNNLGDHYLAQGNFGEAEKRLKQAQALSEQIGYAPGVITTMGNLAQVLLGKGQPGEAVRQLDRSLAYTVRAGHREHLPELHALRARAHHAAVDATAARRDFEEASRLALEAGNAELARKYLAEAEVAALA from the coding sequence GTGGCTGAGACGGCTGTCACCGGGGTCGTCGGTCGAGATGCGGAGCTCGCGACACTGCGAGCTTGCTGGGCGCGCGCCCTTGGCGGCTATCCGCAACTGGCGATCTTGACGGGCGATCCGGGCATGGGCCGATCGCAGGTCTTCGCGGCCTTCGTCCCCACCACCGAGCGTGACGGCGTCGCCTTGCAGACTCGTGGACTCGCCATCAGCCAGCGAGCGGCCAACTCCGCGCTCGGAGCCATTCTCCTCTCCCTGTTGGATTGCCCGGAAGGATCCGGGCCAAGGGAGATCCTATCGGCCCTGGACGATCTGGTGGAGCCGTTCCCGGCACCGGATGCGCTCAAGGCCCTGCTTGCCAGGCTTGTGGGCCTCGAGATCGACCATCCGCAAGTCAGCGGCCTCGGCCCCGGGGTGCTCAAGCAAGCGCAGGGCGCGGGGCTCGGCGACGCGCTCCTGGCTATGGCGCGGGCGCGCCCCGTGCTGCTGGCCATCGACGACGTCCACTGGCTGGATACCGGATCGGCCGAGTGGCTCGCGGGTTTCTGCCACCGCCTCTTCCTGGCTTCGCCCGGCGATCGGGTGATGGTGCTGGTGACGGCCCGCGGGGTCGACCTGCCCGGGCCGCTGGCGGACCTCGCGCCGGCCGGCCCGTCCCCTTCCGGGGGACTCGAGGGCACGATCGTGTCGCTGGGGCCCCTGGGCGTCGTGGCGGGCCTTGACGTGGCCGCCCAGGTGCTGGGCATGAAGGCCGCTGCCTGGCCGGCGCCCGTGCGCAAGCTCGCCAAGGCGGTGCTGGATCGGGCCGGGGGCAACCCGTCGTACATCGTCGAGACCCTCCATGCGCTGATCGAGACCGGCGTGCTCGCCCCCGCGGGCGACTCATGGACGATCGCCAAGGAAGACGCCGAATCCGACCTGCCGGGCAGCATCGATGCCGCCATCGGAGCGAGGTTGGCAGCCCTGCCCGGCAGGTTGCGAGAGCAACTCCAGCTCGCGGCGGTCGCCGGGCCGCGGTTCGATGCCCAGTTGCTCGGCAAGGTATTCAAGGAAGATCTGGCCGGCAGCGTGGACGAACTGATGCGGCTGGAGCTGCTCGCCAGGGGGACGGGCGGCGGCGTCGGAATCCCGCAGGACCAGATCCGGGAGCAGGCCTACGCCGCCCTGGGAGACGACGCCAGGCGCGGGCTGCACCTCCAGGTCGGCGAGGCCCTGGAGAGCGTGCTCGGCTTCGATGCGCCGAAGTTCGCCGCGGACCTGGCGCACCACTTCGGCTCTGCCGGGGATGCGCCGCGGGCGTTCAAGTACCAGGTGATGCTTGCCGACAAGGCGCGGGAGTCGGCGATGCCGCGCGAGGCGCGGGCGGCCTACCGCAAGGCGCTCGAGTGGGCGGCGCTCATGCCGAGCTGGGACGAGGGCGTCGCATCGCGCCGCGACGTGCTGCTGCACCTCTCGCAGGCCGAGATGCAGCTCGGCAACCTGGGGGAGGCCCTGGCGCTCCTGGACGGGATCACGGAGGCCGATCAGCCTACGCCGGCGGTGTTCCGGGCGAGAGGCGCGATACACGAGAAGAAGGGCGACCTCGTCGGGGCCATCGAACTGGTCACGAAGGCCCGCGATCGCTCCCGCAAGGATCCACCGGAACTGGCGCGTTCGATCGGTGCACTGGCCAACCTGCACCGGATCCAGGGGAAGCTCGACGCGGCGCTGGAACTTGGTCGCGAGGCGCAGCGGCTCTACGGCGGTCTCGGGTTGCCGGCCGAGGAGGCGCTGGCTTGCGGCATCGTGGGCGTCTGCCTGCACCGCAGGGGAGACCTCCAGGGCGCCCTTGCCGAGTACTCGCGGTCGCTCGAGTTGCGCGAGAGTTGCGGCGACCTGGAGGGCGCGGCCAATACCCACAACAACCTGGGGGCGCTCCACGACCTGCTGGGCGATCCCGCCGAGGCCGAGAAGCACTTCGGCTGGGCCCTGGGAACCTACACCAAGCTCGGCCATCGCCTGGGCGTGGTCCTGGTGCTCAACAACCTGGGCGATCATTATCTGGCGCAGGGCAATTTCGGCGAGGCGGAGAAACGCCTCAAGCAGGCGCAGGCCCTCTCCGAGCAGATCGGCTATGCTCCCGGCGTCATCACCACCATGGGCAACCTCGCGCAGGTGCTCCTCGGTAAGGGGCAACCGGGCGAAGCGGTACGGCAGCTGGATCGCAGTCTCGCGTACACGGTAAGGGCCGGCCACCGCGAACATCTTCCCGAACTGCACGCCCTGCGAGCCCGCGCGCACCATGCGGCCGTGGACGCCACCGCGGCCCGCAGGGACTTCGAAGAAGCGTCGCGGCTCGCCCTGGAGGCGGGAAACGCCGAGCTTGCGCGCAAGTACCTGGCCGAGGCCGAGGTCGCGGCCCTGGCCTGA